The following is a genomic window from Ptiloglossa arizonensis isolate GNS036 chromosome 11, iyPtiAriz1_principal, whole genome shotgun sequence.
CTAAAATTAGAATTCTACTAATTTTCCGAATCGACCGTATTTAGAAGCGTTTAAATCGAATGCTTCGATCTCCAAACATCGTTTGCAAAGAATCGAGCGAAAGTACTCGTACTACAGGTGTGACGTTACAAACtgtccgttcaaggtcaccgaggtgCTTCTTTCACCGCGTTGTGCAttgcgggggaaaaaaaaagagaacagtCTCGAATTAGGGGGAATGTCGTACCACTCGTAAGTAGAACGTGGACAGCCTCGAGTCAATTCGCCTTACGACGACCGACtataacgtctgacccaataccaACCCTCGcacgaaatttcatttttttccctcGCAGAACACCACTACTCCGTCGTTCTATTTCCCGTCTCTTCTCACGAACCTGGAGACACAGGCATAACCAGGGATCGTAATTAACTCGATTCGCGGTGGGGGAatagccttgagcggccaattgatttttTTCCTGGCTACATTTTAACTACGACGTAACGTGTACTCAACTTTTATACGCGCACGGTTTACATACATCGATATTATTAGCTACCAGTGACGTGTTTCCCACCTACTTTCTACGACGTACTTTTGccaattttcattcatttctcGCCCGATACCCACTCACTTCGACGAGTAAAATAAGTATCTTCAAATTTACTTACAACCTTCGACAGAAACCGTGTACTTCAAGATTGAATACAATTTACTAGAAGAATTCTTGGTACACGAAGTAGTGTACAGTGTCCGATCTCGATGATTCTCGCGAATGTTATTCGCTGCAAAGTGGTCGATGAGATTATTTACATCGAATAATATTCCTCTCCGATTTCTTCGAAAACGTATtttcgatacgttcgatttTCGAGGATCAAATAGAGCGCGTAATTCCCTCGTTATTCCCGCGTTTCGATCTCCCCCGTGTACCCCCGTACTTGTTCACCCtcgttggaataaaaaaaacgaaGCGTGATCCGATGTAGAATTTAAGGGAGTAAAGGTACGATAATTGCGTAGTTCCAATGATCGATTTGTGTCTTGTTTGTTCTCGGTACGCGAAAGGTGGCGTGGGTCAGAAGAAGGGACTCGCATATCCTCTCCGTAGATAGAACCATGTTTATCCCGGATGAAAGGTTCCAGGCGTTTTTCGTGGACGCGGTGGACAGCTGGACGCTCCAGGTGAAATACGTCCAGGAACGCGACGAAGGCGAGTACGAGTGCCAAATCTCGACCGATCCGAAGAAGAGTCACATCATCAAGCTCAACATCGTCGGTGAGATGGCGCGGATCACATTTTAACACGGGACGGGGACACTTCTTTGTCGCGCACCAGCGTTATTTTTATAACGCTATGGAAGAGCTCCGCCATCGATCGTGCGATGcacagtagaacctcgataattgtagcaAAACGGGGCTGAATATTCCCGCAACGAAGGTGCCGACCGATCCAATAAGACGTAGTCGTACCACTTGCACGATGCATCTCCGCTACCTGTGGTTACCGCTGTTCCTTTCACCCGCGATTTCACTCGTTGCCAAGTAACCGGCCCTTCCATCTCGACGCAATTCAACGAACAAGGTTCTCGAACGATCCAGCTTGTATTTATCGAGGTTCCATTGTACCGCCTGGATGAAATTCCAAGGTGACGAGTCGTTGAATCGAGAAACGGTACAAGTACAAAATTAACCgccctcgaatcgtttcgaaacaacGCGTAAAAGCGTAGCAACCGTTTGCGAATAGTCTCGAAACGGTATGTAGAATGCACGGTTAGCCATTGCGAAGTAATcttttattgtatataaaatacatagtAACCGGTGTCGAATAATCTCCAAACGATATACAAAGTTCACGGTAGTCCCTTTCGAATAATCTCGAAACAATGCGTAAAACCGTATACTCATACCTATCTTTGTACCATTGAGTCTAACGAGTACCCAAAGCTGTTTTCTCGAATATCTCGAAATGTAACAGTTAAATTTGCACGGTTCCTCGATTCATCGATTCGATTCTACGAACGTAAGAGTAcagttataattaatttttacacgacTTTTAGAcagtcgtttctcgttcgaacacTTGCCACTCGATTTGTAAGTAATTCGTCAGGTTCGTAGATAATTTACAATCGACGAGTGAACGACGAGATTCGTTGTCGATCGTTCGctgatcgatacgatcgattcgTATCGGAACACGGATGACAGATTTCGCTCGTCGATGATTTTCCAGTGCCAAAGATCGAGATCATAGGCGATCGCGACATGTACGTGAAGACCGGGAGCACAGTCGCCATACGGTGCATGATCAAACAGTCCCTCGAGAACCCGTTCTTCGTCTTCTGGTATCACGAGGGTGACCGCGTCCTGGACAATCAGTTGGGCAAGATCGACATCCAGACGAAGAGGATCAATAACGACACGGTCAGCAGTCTGGAGATTCGCAACGCGAGGCCGGAGGACTCGGGTAATTACTCTTGCAGCCCGAGCAGTTTGGACAGCGCGAGCGTGCAGCTTCACGTGTTGAATGGTAAGCGTTTTCGCATTCCATTAACGTAAATCTCTTTCGCGTTTCAGCGAAGAAATATGTAGTACCATAGCTGTGTCACGGACCGGAAAAAATGTTCCCTTAAGTGAATTTGAGCCGAAGATTCATTTTTAACCCCCAACGGGGAGAGGTCCACGACCTAGATCAGCAGCATCGTTTTGGACGAACAAGTTCTAGAATCCTGGCGGCCAATGGCCAgacgtatttataaaaaaaattgctcTAGACGTTTTTACGTACCCCTAACTTTAACGGAAGTATCCGTGGTTTTCGATCCTCGCGACAACCGAGGTGTTTGAAAGTCCGAATCAAACCTCCAAAGGAGAATTGTTcgcaatattttcataattttccatTCGGAGTTCTAACGCGAAACAGTCGAATTTTGTAGTCGACCGGAAAAGTagatacttttattatttacgtTATACACTGTGGaatattatatttgaaattgtatttaatttgtttCGTACGATAAATTTATCATTCATTTTGAAACGATAGCAACGAGTTACCTCGTTCTCGCAATTTGCAACGCGTGCAACatttatactttacgtgtttgCCTTCTTCGTGTATCGGAGGGTTGTTAAAACGGAGCTATTTAAACATTCATCGGAAGCGGAAAACAAACATAAAAGTGTTGTACAAATTTAAGCACTTAATGGATGTGAAAAGTAAGCGAAACAACTGACAAAATTTCGGCATTTACCGTAAAGGAAAAACAACCAAAACGAACTGATAAAATTTTACTGTAAGCGAAAAAAAATAACCAACCGTCCGTCGGTACGATAATTGCAAACAcgtgaataaatgaaaatattttagaaaagtaGTATTGCCAATTTCTAGCTTCGATTTAATCGCGTTGGAACGTTCGATTGAGAAAATGTTATTAAATGTAACGAAGAAAACGAggagaaatcgaagaaagaggatTACGTAACGTAGACGTAACTCTTACGTTATAGTCTGGAACGTTCGCATCTTGTTCATGGAAATGAATGTTTAAACCCATTTTTTGTCAAAATAGCCAGCCATTAGCATCTATTCTAGGATTTATGTATACTCATCGGCCTCTCTTTACGATCAGTTCCACCCAAAAAGGGCTTATCTGGGTCGTGACCTCATCTTGTGAGTGTATCGTTCGTAGTAAGTATGGCGTTGCTCCGAAAAATATCAATGTTTTTGGACGCGCTATTGCGCCAAAGATAATATTTTCGTAACGTCGGTTTTACGAttgaaaaagtttctcgattcCCGTGCAGTTGCGAACGCGAGCCACAAAGAAATGGGAAAATTCCAACTCGAATGAAAAGTATTAAGCTTATTACGGTATCGCCACGTTTCAATTACTTAAGCAATCTTTACGCGTCGAGAAGTAATTTGCTAAAATCGGTATACACGGCTCGATTTCTAACGTCACCGTGACGTAACCGATATAAACGTTACATTGTCCACTTTTACGAGGTAAATTTCCAAAGAATTCGTGTTCCGTGTAAAGtccgaaactcgacggatttaACCTCGGCCGCGAACACGGACATTTTTGGAAACTTCTGCGCCCTCAAAGACATTATTCGGTCGGAATTACTGCGCTAACCCCGTCATCGGGTTCGCAACAGTTTCAAAGTCACTTTGTAAAATGTCAGCCGCAGTTGCGGAAACAGACGGCGAGCTCTCGCATTTCGTCAAACGGAACCGTAACTTTTCAACGTTTCAACATTTTTGAACGCGGTAACGCGAAACGCAACGCACCGTGAAATTCGTTTACAAAGATTCTATTTAACAGTCCCCTAATTCGGAACTCGGTTGCGAATACAAGCCCGAGGAAAAAGTGAAACGCACACGGTGTCCCAGCGATGCGAACCGCGACAAACACCGTGGCGATTCCGCGGTGCAAAAAACGAATCGAGAACACGGAACAACAGTTTTTCTCTACGGTGCTCCGTTTTTCCGAGGAAACCGACTTTGAATATACATGATCCGCGACGCGCCTTTGAGAATCTGAAATTCACCGTGCTCTCCGCGCATAATCTGCGAGCAATATTTCCGATTATAAATACACGGTGGAACGTGGAACCATCCGCGGGTTGCGAACTACGATCGTTGGAATTAATTTACCGGGTGTCTCCGCTGGACAAACGATAAAATaccacgaataaaaaaaaaagaaaagaaaatgattcgaaacacgcgtgaaaaatacaaaaaatattctctcTTGCAAAATCGCCGTGGTGTCCGAGACGCGGAAAAAATTTACAACCGGACCACCTCCGGAGTTGGACCGAATTTTATTAAACGCGCGCGTGCCCCGAACGACTTCCGGGTGAATTTCCTCGAAAAGCAGTGTTCCGTCCGGGGAAGAAAACTCGGTTTTTCCGATTCCGAGATTCCCCGTTGTTCGATTCGCTTTCGCCCCGTTGCATCGCGATCTCGTTGATTCCCGTGGTGTCGCGGCACGCGCCACGACACCAAAACCCAACACCGTGAAGTAATATCAATTCTCCACCGTAGGCGAACATCCGGCCGCGATTCAGAGAGGGATCAGCTCGGCACCGGGTGGCTGTCCGACGCTCTGGTGGCTGGCGGGCGTCGTGACGCTCTACTCGAGTCACGGTAGCCGATTGTTCGTCCTGGTATTGCTGAATCTGATGGTCCTTTACTCGAAGAACCCGTCTTACTTCGCGCCGGAACGATAATCAGGAACGTGACCGTAGGACTGGTGTGTCTGCAAGATGATCGATTATCTCCGACTACGAGAACCGGGAACACGACCACCTCGAGGAACGCTCCAGCGATCGGGAcacgggaggaggaggaggaggagaaggacgaAGACCAGCGCCGCGCGGCTGGTGATGAAAGGCTTccgcggaaagtggaaacttcgcGAAGACAACCCTTCGAGTGAACGCACGGGAGTCGGGAGAGTGGGAGGCACCGCGACGAAGAACCAACGACGCGAAGAAGAGAGTCGGATCGAAGTCGTCGGTTCGCGCGAGGGAGGGGTCAGTTGGCCTTCACGGCCAGCTATTAGAGCGTTTTACTTCACCGCGTCGAGTCGGCGTCGAGACGAGCAAATGTGTCGTTCGATCGCTCCACGGAATCGGAGTTTTATCATCGCCACGATTCCTAGCGACGATTTCGTAACCGGTCCGGTCccgcgtatcgatcgatcgatcggcgatTACATCGATGCGAACATCGAAGAACCATCGACGATCCAGTGTTTCGTAGAGCGCGGGATGTTAGGTGACGAGATTAgattctcgcgaagagattctcTCACGCGTTGGAACCATGGATCATCGAGATCGTTGAACGTAACGCGATACCGATTTTTCTCTCGGATAGAGCACAGCACGACCCGAGAAAAGGGGGTGGGGGAGGAGGGAGGAACGAGAAACGCGCGCGTGTATCGGGGAGAATGTGATCCGGCCGTTAGTAATTTAGGGGTTAATTAATCGCGTACGAGTGGCAAAGGGGAGGTAGGGGCTTAATTGTAAAATCGGGGCGAGTTCTTCGCGCGCGGTCGAGGCCTGCGAGCATGCGCGTGTGAACGCGCGTCAGTGGGGGGGAAGGGAGGGAGAACATGGAACGACACGAAGCTCGCGAATGCATTTCCCCTCTTCACCGaacggaaacgaaacgaaacgaacgaaacgaacgaacgaacgaacgaacgaacgaacgggaaacgaggaaatatgaaaaaatttacgaggaaaaatggaaaaaaaagaacacgaaaCGCGACAGAGAATTTTTTATaggaattatataatatataaaatacgatCTTCCACGAAAAAAACTCGAACGTACGATATATAGCGTCTTTTTGTATTCTCATCGtttgaaatcgatcgttttaataATCTCTGTATACGTCACGCGAGATCATTGTACATATTCGTCCAACGAGATAgcatcgagagaaagagaaagagagagagagagagagagaaagagagaaagagagagagaaagagaacaagGTAAACAAATGGAACgcgttaacgaaaaaaaaaacaaacaaacaaacggtgTCCCGGCCACATCGATGGAAGACGACCGAGTACGCGGGTTCGAAACCGAGTTACACACCACCGACCCTTTCTTATTCATTGTTCGTCATtgtcgagaaaagaaaagagaagcaaAATGAAAGTGTTTTTCGCGATCTTCGTGTCTATCTCGCCCGAGGAAGccaaacgaagtaacgaagtcgCTGCGTGATCGATCGGCGAGATTCTTGTCGAGGAACATCGGGAGGGTTTCGTAGTTTCTTTCGCATCGTGTGAGATTAACTCGACGGTAACGCGCGCGCTAGTGTGATTCCAGCGGGAAGAAAGCCGACGGGAGGAGGGGTGGGGGTATACGGGGAGATCGGAGCTCAGGGGTGGGGGTATACGGTGAGATCGGGGCTCAGGAGTGGCGGTAGCGGTGACGCAACGAAACGAAGCGCGGCGGAGGAGTGGGGGCTGAGACTCGCGGAATGCCAACGGAACTTCGTCCGCGCCGCTCGATAGAATTGAAACTTGTTCGATGAGTGTATTTGGAAACGATGTTGATTGATATCCGAGTTAAgtgaacgattaacgtaaacgtGTCTACGCTCGACCGTCCACCGCGTttcacgaacgaaaagaaaaaggatcGTCGCGAGCAGGGACGACGTTACGACGAtccgtcgaaacgattcgacgcaCGTGGTACACACAACCACGTGCACGCGATTAACCTAACCTTTCGCTTTTTCCTACGGTCTTACACGGAAGCATCATATCCtcgtgtttttcttcgttttccaacCACTAACGAGAAGCGACGCGTCCGCGACTGCGCACACCTCGCGACGAGAAAAGGTCGCGAGAGTCGTTGCGAACTGTGTCGCGGCTTTGTTGTGTAATCTTAGACGCAACGATGGAGTAGGGTCACGGTGACCAACCGAGGGAAAATGAAAACACGATGCGCACTGGTAACGATCGAGAAGCAAACGCGAGCGAATTCGTCGACACCGAACCGGTATTAGACTTTTCGAATGCgacgataataattttgtatctcTTTCTTTGAATATGTAACAATTACGGGGCCTTGAAGACTCACCGTAcgcgataaaaatatgtatacgttgtatgtagaACGTTCGCGTCGTTCATTTACCGATCGTTTTCTTCCTGTTCTCGGTGAGTCGAATATTTAAAGATCGTCCAAAAGTTCGACCTTGGTTAAACGAACGGAAACAAGTCTTGTTATCG
Proteins encoded in this region:
- the LOC143152626 gene encoding zwei Ig domain protein zig-8, encoding MRRSSYVNYYVLCLVCWILLGITGVSTRSHSLVKRFDGIYTGPYFDANTPTNITAQLGRHAFLPCRVRQLGNKSVAWVRRRDSHILSVDRTMFIPDERFQAFFVDAVDSWTLQVKYVQERDEGEYECQISTDPKKSHIIKLNIVVPKIEIIGDRDMYVKTGSTVAIRCMIKQSLENPFFVFWYHEGDRVLDNQLGKIDIQTKRINNDTVSSLEIRNARPEDSGNYSCSPSSLDSASVQLHVLNGEHPAAIQRGISSAPGGCPTLWWLAGVVTLYSSHGSRLFVLVLLNLMVLYSKNPSYFAPER